Proteins from a single region of Gambusia affinis linkage group LG12, SWU_Gaff_1.0, whole genome shotgun sequence:
- the LOC122841370 gene encoding uncharacterized protein LOC122841370 isoform X1 → MACRESRGGEILAHLVLLVFLVSLCSCAKLTRLKALGESRGTSAHTEKQPERSNLLHGRLLIGQSSQKDSNSTEAALDEADYQADMGWQTRQEKSDWQKMALENLLKMESKVECNQDSMKLLVHDAASTPASLILIDRGHLSPLSLTKLPSSCGYTIRSTQKDLVLVAPYDGCFVIIQENYYVLPLLWWGLPVRMSCPLMGHVSQNPPMVTCHAEGMVVKTDWITSASKIKVNVNGNWESLLTAAQRCVFGIVEHPEGVVISVHYAPCLVEKDGMHSLELAGDVETKVSCPSLLAAQLKGTESQGRGSVQESDMAGKWVYPFPTPYPSLTRPPAQIASQIPSFYQNQKTPSKPNQGSNLGQLPYTRFSGFPYGYLQRADFTTTKRPQTTKPSKFKVTKSADHFYPQTSYPHSPFPAMPRMMQPVTKSPHIPQKPPVSNLPIPEQKFPSTYTEALSLLSNSYPLYLQRLLDKPGPSNPTMSEKGQGEHMPFHLFCSQQMAAAKPSVLSQLAWPEMFKSEVHQLIQLVCIQMEAVLKPPDVSQPPYSDTVKGQVYKPFNLLCALQRSQLQHSKTPQGQVYYSFFLFCYQQKRVSKPADVTRETPKGNLYQALYPFYFQASQKHSGVDEPSQPVTPQAQVYPRQTQKPAVTEPPQSMTPEAHVYSPYFPFYSYPKPTQKPATRPPQSATPQTPVYSPYFPFYPHPKPTQKPATRPSQMATPQAQLHPRFFPYFAQPAPLQKPAVTRPPQSVTSQPQAYPSPFPFYSQPKPTQKPATRPSQMATPQAQVHPRFFPYFAQPAPLQKPAVTRPPQSVTSQPQAYPSPFPFYSQPKATQKPATKRPQLATPQAQVYPPLFQYFDQPHPPQNPAVTLPPRPATPKARVYPPFYYYYTHPQVAQKPAVTQAPQPAASQNKVYEQFPDIYPKPEPPSVPITLSKPQQLQPPLGQVTQPFYSYHLCTLPQSNPTSRSTAEDHKDQEQQKQRCFYSQLLPEYQLANIPTNTPQGYGPCLQYKPPAVEMSERASLANHFYYSQPPVANPLQGQFKNPFNMFYYLLQPHAMQQPDVQQFAVLSSQHKTESPPSKQGNPVHCHQYCPFVLFNCCLQIALHQHFYISIPGDGKAEPQLNTSSLPVSDPIFSQGLETTEILQKPSAPVLQPGAQISPWAPQTYDAYEYFLQPPDGIVALPRSSLAMIAHKGPVSYLGNEFPNPMRSHGAQNMVLPHLEQGKSESPNDPSELWMPDGEQMKPIAQYEPFNIQFPEQTVHSRPNFMPYLGQHGLHVGQLQNKPTAEQRSLHKSEYKSSTHRNFKRAIDRFSFPYYIPGDSPVSNDSVGLNGTREQQPGTGSNNSTKEHKTQNFYSEPRSYVLLQHGPPGKEPNRFRELNYGANSKALKLRRNSHLQTLESLQEKRQELKRLGKGVSTGSHSLGSNYLQRDGDSLGLFISSDPNTVNLHHEQSFSADKLKPEVLKSFDGLWKSRTPSDFSQSFLANVPEKTEVKSATMHQLATEMDKRLQMSKRDLNRK, encoded by the exons ATGGCGTGTAGAGAAAGCAGGGGGGGTgaaattttagcacatttagtaCTTCTTGTGTTTCTAGTGTCACTATGTAGCTGTGCAAAACTGACGAGGCTTAAGGCATTAGGTGAATCTAGAGGAACCTCGGCGCACACTGAAAAGCAACCTGAAAGAAGTAATCTGCTTCATGGAAGACTCTTAATTGGACAAAGCTCCCAGAAAGACTCTAACTCCACAGAGGCGGCGCTGGATGAAGCGGACTACCAAGCGGACATGG gctgGCAGACCAGACAAGAAAAGAGTGACTGGCAAAAAATGGCACTGGAAAACCTGCTAAAAATGGAGTCAAAGGTTGAGTGCAATCAAGATTCTATGAAGCTTCTTGTTCACGATGCTGCCTCTACCCCTGCATCTCTCATCCTAATAGACCGGG GTCACTTGTCTCCCCTGTCTCTGACAAAGTTGCCCTCAAGCTGTGGTTACACCATTAGGTCAACTCAGAAAGATCTGGTCTTGGTAGCACCCTATGATGGCTGCTTTGTCATTATTCAG GAGAACTACTATGTGCTCCCATTGCTCTGGTGGGGCCTACCTGTCAGAATGTCATGTCCTTTAATGGGACATGTGTCACAAAACCCTCCCATGGTCACTTGTCATGCTGAGGGCATGGTTGTGAAAACGGACTGGATCACATCTGCTtcaaaaatcaaagtaaatg TAAATGGAAACTGGGAGTCCCTGTTGACAGCTGCACAACGCTGTGTATTTGGTATAGTAGAACATCCAGAAGGTGTTGTTATCTCTGTGCACTATGCACCTTGCCTGGTGGAGAAg GATGGAATGCACTCCCTTGAGTTAGCTGGAGATGTAGAAACCAAGGTTTCATGTCCATCGTTGTTGGCAGCTCAACTCAAAGGGACAGAGAGCCAAGGAAGAGGTTCTGTGCAGGAAAGTGACATGGCAGGCAAATGGGTGTATCCATTTCCCACACCATATCCATCTTTAACACGTCCTCCTGCTCAAATAGCATCTCAAATTCCTAGTTTTTATCAAAACCAGAAGACCCCAAGCAAACCAAATCAAGGTTCAAATCTGGGGCAGCTGCCATACACtcgtttttcaggttttccttaTGGTTACCTTCAAAGGGCAGACTTCACCACTACTAAACGGCCACAGACCACTAAACCTTCAAAATTCAAAGTTACTAAATCTGCAGATCATTTTTACCCTCAGACGTCGTATCCCCACTCTCCTTTTCCTGCAATGCCACGAATGATGCAACCTGTGACCAAATCACCACATATTCCCCAGAAGCCACCTGTCAGCAACCTTCCGATTCCAGAACAAAAATTTCCTTCAACTTATACAGAAGCTTTATCCCTGCTCTCAAATTCTTATCCACTGTATCTCCAAAGATTACTTGACAAACCTGGGCCATCAAATCCTACAATGTCTGAGAAGGGTCAAGGTGAACACATGCCATTCCACTTATTTTGCTCTCAGCAGATGGCGGCCGCAAAACCATCTGTACTTTCTCAGCTAGCATGGcctgaaatgtttaaaagtgaAGTGCACCAGCTAATTCAGCTTGTGTGCATCCAGATGGAGGCAGTCTTAAAACCTCCAGATGTTTCCCAGCCACCATACTCTGACACTGTGAAAGGCCAGGTGTATAAGCCATTCAACCTCTTGTGTGCCTTGCAAAGGTCCCAGCTGCAACATTCAAAAACACCTCAAGGTCAAGTGTATTACTCATTTTTCTTGTTCTGCTACCAGCAGAAACGAGTCTCAAAGCCTGCTGATGTTACACGTGAAACCCCCAAAGGCAATCTATACCAGGCTTTGTACCCCTTCTATTTTCAGGCATCTCAAAAGCACTCTGGAGTTGATGAGCCCTCTCAACCTGTGACTCCTCAAGCCCAAGTATACCCACGGCAAACTCAGAAACCTGCCGTAACTGAGCCACCACAATCGATGACTCCTGAAGCCCATGTATACTCGCCATACTTTCCCTTCTATTCCTACCCAAAACCAACCCAGAAGCCTGCAACCCGGCCACCACAATCAGCAACTCCTCAAACTCCAGTATACTCACCATACTTTCCCTTCTATCCCCACCCAAAACCAACCCAGAAACCAGCAACTCGACCGTCACAAATGGCAACTCCCCAAGCACAATTACACCCTCGGTTCTTTCCCTACTTTGCCCAACCAGCGCCACTTCAGAAACCTGCTGTAACTCGACCACCACAATCTGTAACTTCTCAACCCCAAGCATATCCATCGCCATTCCCCTTCTATTCCCAGCCAAAACCAACCCAGAAACCAGCAACTCGACCGTCACAAATGGCAACTCCCCAAGCGCAAGTACACCCTCGGTTCTTTCCCTACTTTGCCCAACCAGCGCCACTTCAGAAACCTGCTGTAACTCGACCACCACAATCTGTAACTTCTCAACCCCAAGCATATCCATCGCCATTCCCCTTCTATTCCCAGCCAAAAGCAACCCAGAAACCTGCAACTAAGCGACCACAATTGGCAACTCCTCAAGCTCAAGTATACCCACCATTATTTCAGTACTTTGATCAACCACACCCACCTCAAAATCCTGCTGTGACTCTGCCGCCAAGACCAGCGACACCTAAAGCCCGAGTATACCCACCATTTTACTACTACTATACCCATCCACAGGTGGCTCAGAAACCTGCTGTTACTCAAGCCCCACAGCCTGCAGCATCTCAGAACAAAGTTTATGAGCAGTTCCCTGACATCTACCCCAAACCAGAGCCACCTTCAGTGCCCATTACACTTTCTAAACCCCAACAGCTACAACCTCCTCTGGGCCAGGTAACCCAGCCATTCTACTCTTATCACCTATGTACCCTTCCACAATCAAACCCAACTTCGAGATCTACAGCTGAAGATCATAAGGACcaagaacaacaaaagcaaaggtGTTTTTATTCTCAGCTGTTGCCTGAATATCAGCTGGCAAACATTCCAACTAACACTCCTCAGGGATATGGACCCTGTTTGCAGTATAAACCACCAGCTGTGGAAATGAGTGAAAGAGCTTCCCTGGCCAACCATTTCTATTATTCACAACCTCCCGTTGCAAACCCTCTTCAGGGCCAGTTTAAAAACCccttcaacatgttttactaCTTACTGCAACCTCATGCTATGCAGCAGCCTGATGTGCAACAGTTTGCTGTTTTGTCAAGTCAGCACAAAACAGAATCTCCCCCATCAAAACAAGGTAACCCTGTTCACTGTCATCAATATTGTCCTTTTGTATTATTCAATTGCTGTTTACAAATAGCTTTGCAtcagcatttttacatttctatccCAGGTGACGGTAAAGCTGAACCTCAGTTAAATACAAGTTCCTTGCCAGTGTCTGATCCCATCTTTAGCCAAGGCTTGGAAACTACTGAAATTCTACAAAAACCTTCTGCACCAGTTCTGCAACCTGGTGCACAAATTTCTCCTTGGGCACCTCAAACTTATGATGCATATGAATACTTTCTCCAACCACCAGATGGCATCGTTGCACTACCCAGGAGTAGTCTTGCCATGATTGCACATAAAGGGCCAGTTTCTTATCTTGGAAATGAATTTCCAAATCCCATGAGGTCACATGGAGCACAAAACATGGTACTACCACACTTGGAACAAGGGAAATCTGAATCTCCCAATGACCCGTCTGAACTGTGGATGCCTGACGGTGAACAAATGAAGCCAATTGCGCAATATGAACCTTTTAACATCCAATTTCCTGAACAAACTGTCCATTCTAGGCCAAATTTTATGCCTTATCTTGGCCAACATGGTCTACATGTAGGACAGTTACAAAATAAACCTACTGCTGAGCAACGGTCGTTGCACAAATCTGAATATAAAAGTTCAACACATCGCAACTTTAAACGTGCAATTGACCggttttcttttccttactATATACCTGGAGATTCTCCTGTGTCAAATGACTCTGTGGGCCTTAATGGTACTCGAGAACAACAACCTGGGACGGGGTCAAATAATTCCACTAAAGAacacaaaactcaaaatttctaTTCAGAACCACGAAGTTATGTCCTACTGCAGCATGGCCCACCAGGAAAGGAGCCCAACCGTTTTAGAGAGTTGAATTATGGCGCAAACTCAAAAGCCCTAAAACTAAGACGAAATTCTCATCTGCAAACTTTAGAGTCTTTGcaggaaaaaagacaagaatTAAAGAGGTTGGGGAAAGGAGTATCTACCGGTAGTCATTCACTTGGTAGCAATTATTTGCAGAGGGATGGTGACTCATTAGGTTTGTTTATCTCGTCTGACCCTAATACAGTGAATTTGCACCATGAGCAATCTTTCAGTGCTGACAAATTAAAGCCTGAAGTTCTGAAATCATTTGATGGCCTCTGGAAGTCCCGAACACCTTCAGATTTCAGCCAATCGTTTCTAGCCAATGTtccagaaaagacagaagtgaAGAGTGCTACGATGCACCAGCTAGCCACAG AAATGGACAAACGTCTTCAGATGAGCAAAAGGGATTTAAATAGGAAATGA
- the ahsg2 gene encoding alpha-2-HS-glycoprotein 2, with translation MQLLGITVALGLLGGIWAQPNILLPECDSAEAEEAALVAQDHLNAQHTHGYKYALNRIEEIKIHTAPDGNNTYVLEIELLETDCHVLDPTPVANCTVRPKHLTAIEGDCDVVLKKVAGILTVLAFKCKTEESREDLCLGCSTLLPLNHTQGQDFVQASLTKLNNETQNLTYSLFEIGRMSSQVVAGGQKYKAEFVVVEANCVNDTCTPLNDTMAARGICISEGTNDPSVNCKMFSTLMPLVDANNTIGSVLPPQVHIHPGRASHKHGAAHHKLTALHNPHMSNYLSESAESAEVVPVAPAAIVPAAEPASPLPAADDSSSDASSASVEVPVALVKREAPASIVANAPAGPAAPVQVCPGRIRFF, from the exons atgcaactcCTGGGCATCACTGTGGCTTTGGGACTGCTGGGGGGTATATGGGCTCAGCCGAATATTTTGCTCCCCGAGTGCGACTCCGCCGAGGCGGAGGAGGCTGCTCTGGTGGCTCAGGATCACCTCAACGCACAGCACACCCATGGCTACAAGTACGCGCTGAACCGGATCGAAGAGATCAAGATCCACACTGCG CCTGATGGAAACAATACATATGTCCTGGAAATTGAATTGCTGGAGACCGACTGTCATGTTCTGGACCCCACACCTGTTGCCAACTGCACAGTCAGGCCCAAACATCTGACG GCTATTGAAGGGGATTGTGATGTGGTGCTAAAGAAGGTTGCCGGTATTCTCACCGTCCTGGcattcaaatgtaaaacagaag AATCGAGAGAGGACTTGTGCCTTGGCTGCTCTACCCTCCTTCCACTGAATCACACGCAGGGGCAGGACTTTGTTCAAGCCTCACTGACAAAACTCAACAATGAGACACAAAATTTGACGTATTCGCTCTTTGAGATTGGCAGGATGTCTTCACAG GTTGTGGCTGGTGGGCAAAAGTACAAGGCAGAATTTGTTGTAGTTGAGGCCAATTGCGTCAATGACACCTGCACACCCCTGAATGACACTATGGCT GCACGTGGCATTTGCATTTCCGAAGGTACAAACGATCCCAGCGTGAACTGCAAGATGTTTTCCACTCTg ATGCCACTTGTGGATGCAAACAACACCATAGGCTCTGTCTTGCCACCTCAAGTTCACATCCACCCTGGTAGGGCTTCTCACAAGCACGGCGCCGCACACCACAAACTCACAGCCCTCCACAACCCCCACATGAGCAACTATTTGTCAGAATCTGCGGAATCTGCTGAAGTGGTCCCCGTTGCCCCCGCTGCGATTGTTCCTGCCGCTGAGCCTGCCAGTCCCTTGCCAGCTGCTGACGACTCGTCTTCAGACGCTTCGTCAGCCAGCGTGGAAGTCCCCGTCGCTTTGGTGAAGAGAGAAGCACCTGCCTCCATTGTAGCCAATGCTCCTGCAGGTCCTGCTGCTCCAGTGCAAGTGTGCCCAGGAAGGATCAGATTCTTCTAA
- the LOC122841370 gene encoding uncharacterized protein LOC122841370 isoform X2 → MACRESRGGEILAHLVLLVFLVSLCSCAKLTRLKALGESRGTSAHTEKQPERSNLLHGRLLIGQSSQKDSNSTEAALDEADYQADMGWQTRQEKSDWQKMALENLLKMESKVECNQDSMKLLVHDAASTPASLILIDRGHLSPLSLTKLPSSCGYTIRSTQKDLVLVAPYDGCFVIIQENYYVLPLLWWGLPVRMSCPLMGHVSQNPPMVTCHAEGMVVKTDWITSASKIKVNVNGNWESLLTAAQRCVFGIVEHPEGVVISVHYAPCLVEKDGMHSLELAGDVETKVSCPSLLAAQLKGTESQGRGSVQESDMAGKWVYPFPTPYPSLTRPPAQIASQIPSFYQNQKTPSKPNQGSNLGQLPYTRFSGFPYGYLQRADFTTTKRPQTTKPSKFKVTKSADHFYPQTSYPHSPFPAMPRMMQPVTKSPHIPQKPPVSNLPIPEQKFPSTYTEALSLLSNSYPLYLQRLLDKPGPSNPTMSEKGQGEHMPFHLFCSQQMAAAKPSVLSQLAWPEMFKSEVHQLIQLVCIQMEAVLKPPDVSQPPYSDTVKGQVYKPFNLLCALQRSQLQHSKTPQGQVYYSFFLFCYQQKRVSKPADVTRETPKGNLYQALYPFYFQASQKHSGVDEPSQPVTPQAQVYPRQTQKPAVTEPPQSMTPEAHVYSPYFPFYSYPKPTQKPATRPPQSATPQTPVYSPYFPFYPHPKPTQKPATRPSQMATPQAQLHPRFFPYFAQPAPLQKPAVTRPPQSVTSQPQAYPSPFPFYSQPKPTQKPATRPSQMATPQAQVHPRFFPYFAQPAPLQKPAVTRPPQSVTSQPQAYPSPFPFYSQPKATQKPATKRPQLATPQAQVYPPLFQYFDQPHPPQNPAVTLPPRPATPKARVYPPFYYYYTHPQVAQKPAVTQAPQPAASQNKVYEQFPDIYPKPEPPSVPITLSKPQQLQPPLGQVTQPFYSYHLCTLPQSNPTSRSTAEDHKDQEQQKQRCFYSQLLPEYQLANIPTNTPQGYGPCLQYKPPAVEMSERASLANHFYYSQPPVANPLQGQFKNPFNMFYYLLQPHAMQQPDVQQFAVLSSQHKTESPPSKQGDGKAEPQLNTSSLPVSDPIFSQGLETTEILQKPSAPVLQPGAQISPWAPQTYDAYEYFLQPPDGIVALPRSSLAMIAHKGPVSYLGNEFPNPMRSHGAQNMVLPHLEQGKSESPNDPSELWMPDGEQMKPIAQYEPFNIQFPEQTVHSRPNFMPYLGQHGLHVGQLQNKPTAEQRSLHKSEYKSSTHRNFKRAIDRFSFPYYIPGDSPVSNDSVGLNGTREQQPGTGSNNSTKEHKTQNFYSEPRSYVLLQHGPPGKEPNRFRELNYGANSKALKLRRNSHLQTLESLQEKRQELKRLGKGVSTGSHSLGSNYLQRDGDSLGLFISSDPNTVNLHHEQSFSADKLKPEVLKSFDGLWKSRTPSDFSQSFLANVPEKTEVKSATMHQLATEMDKRLQMSKRDLNRK, encoded by the exons ATGGCGTGTAGAGAAAGCAGGGGGGGTgaaattttagcacatttagtaCTTCTTGTGTTTCTAGTGTCACTATGTAGCTGTGCAAAACTGACGAGGCTTAAGGCATTAGGTGAATCTAGAGGAACCTCGGCGCACACTGAAAAGCAACCTGAAAGAAGTAATCTGCTTCATGGAAGACTCTTAATTGGACAAAGCTCCCAGAAAGACTCTAACTCCACAGAGGCGGCGCTGGATGAAGCGGACTACCAAGCGGACATGG gctgGCAGACCAGACAAGAAAAGAGTGACTGGCAAAAAATGGCACTGGAAAACCTGCTAAAAATGGAGTCAAAGGTTGAGTGCAATCAAGATTCTATGAAGCTTCTTGTTCACGATGCTGCCTCTACCCCTGCATCTCTCATCCTAATAGACCGGG GTCACTTGTCTCCCCTGTCTCTGACAAAGTTGCCCTCAAGCTGTGGTTACACCATTAGGTCAACTCAGAAAGATCTGGTCTTGGTAGCACCCTATGATGGCTGCTTTGTCATTATTCAG GAGAACTACTATGTGCTCCCATTGCTCTGGTGGGGCCTACCTGTCAGAATGTCATGTCCTTTAATGGGACATGTGTCACAAAACCCTCCCATGGTCACTTGTCATGCTGAGGGCATGGTTGTGAAAACGGACTGGATCACATCTGCTtcaaaaatcaaagtaaatg TAAATGGAAACTGGGAGTCCCTGTTGACAGCTGCACAACGCTGTGTATTTGGTATAGTAGAACATCCAGAAGGTGTTGTTATCTCTGTGCACTATGCACCTTGCCTGGTGGAGAAg GATGGAATGCACTCCCTTGAGTTAGCTGGAGATGTAGAAACCAAGGTTTCATGTCCATCGTTGTTGGCAGCTCAACTCAAAGGGACAGAGAGCCAAGGAAGAGGTTCTGTGCAGGAAAGTGACATGGCAGGCAAATGGGTGTATCCATTTCCCACACCATATCCATCTTTAACACGTCCTCCTGCTCAAATAGCATCTCAAATTCCTAGTTTTTATCAAAACCAGAAGACCCCAAGCAAACCAAATCAAGGTTCAAATCTGGGGCAGCTGCCATACACtcgtttttcaggttttccttaTGGTTACCTTCAAAGGGCAGACTTCACCACTACTAAACGGCCACAGACCACTAAACCTTCAAAATTCAAAGTTACTAAATCTGCAGATCATTTTTACCCTCAGACGTCGTATCCCCACTCTCCTTTTCCTGCAATGCCACGAATGATGCAACCTGTGACCAAATCACCACATATTCCCCAGAAGCCACCTGTCAGCAACCTTCCGATTCCAGAACAAAAATTTCCTTCAACTTATACAGAAGCTTTATCCCTGCTCTCAAATTCTTATCCACTGTATCTCCAAAGATTACTTGACAAACCTGGGCCATCAAATCCTACAATGTCTGAGAAGGGTCAAGGTGAACACATGCCATTCCACTTATTTTGCTCTCAGCAGATGGCGGCCGCAAAACCATCTGTACTTTCTCAGCTAGCATGGcctgaaatgtttaaaagtgaAGTGCACCAGCTAATTCAGCTTGTGTGCATCCAGATGGAGGCAGTCTTAAAACCTCCAGATGTTTCCCAGCCACCATACTCTGACACTGTGAAAGGCCAGGTGTATAAGCCATTCAACCTCTTGTGTGCCTTGCAAAGGTCCCAGCTGCAACATTCAAAAACACCTCAAGGTCAAGTGTATTACTCATTTTTCTTGTTCTGCTACCAGCAGAAACGAGTCTCAAAGCCTGCTGATGTTACACGTGAAACCCCCAAAGGCAATCTATACCAGGCTTTGTACCCCTTCTATTTTCAGGCATCTCAAAAGCACTCTGGAGTTGATGAGCCCTCTCAACCTGTGACTCCTCAAGCCCAAGTATACCCACGGCAAACTCAGAAACCTGCCGTAACTGAGCCACCACAATCGATGACTCCTGAAGCCCATGTATACTCGCCATACTTTCCCTTCTATTCCTACCCAAAACCAACCCAGAAGCCTGCAACCCGGCCACCACAATCAGCAACTCCTCAAACTCCAGTATACTCACCATACTTTCCCTTCTATCCCCACCCAAAACCAACCCAGAAACCAGCAACTCGACCGTCACAAATGGCAACTCCCCAAGCACAATTACACCCTCGGTTCTTTCCCTACTTTGCCCAACCAGCGCCACTTCAGAAACCTGCTGTAACTCGACCACCACAATCTGTAACTTCTCAACCCCAAGCATATCCATCGCCATTCCCCTTCTATTCCCAGCCAAAACCAACCCAGAAACCAGCAACTCGACCGTCACAAATGGCAACTCCCCAAGCGCAAGTACACCCTCGGTTCTTTCCCTACTTTGCCCAACCAGCGCCACTTCAGAAACCTGCTGTAACTCGACCACCACAATCTGTAACTTCTCAACCCCAAGCATATCCATCGCCATTCCCCTTCTATTCCCAGCCAAAAGCAACCCAGAAACCTGCAACTAAGCGACCACAATTGGCAACTCCTCAAGCTCAAGTATACCCACCATTATTTCAGTACTTTGATCAACCACACCCACCTCAAAATCCTGCTGTGACTCTGCCGCCAAGACCAGCGACACCTAAAGCCCGAGTATACCCACCATTTTACTACTACTATACCCATCCACAGGTGGCTCAGAAACCTGCTGTTACTCAAGCCCCACAGCCTGCAGCATCTCAGAACAAAGTTTATGAGCAGTTCCCTGACATCTACCCCAAACCAGAGCCACCTTCAGTGCCCATTACACTTTCTAAACCCCAACAGCTACAACCTCCTCTGGGCCAGGTAACCCAGCCATTCTACTCTTATCACCTATGTACCCTTCCACAATCAAACCCAACTTCGAGATCTACAGCTGAAGATCATAAGGACcaagaacaacaaaagcaaaggtGTTTTTATTCTCAGCTGTTGCCTGAATATCAGCTGGCAAACATTCCAACTAACACTCCTCAGGGATATGGACCCTGTTTGCAGTATAAACCACCAGCTGTGGAAATGAGTGAAAGAGCTTCCCTGGCCAACCATTTCTATTATTCACAACCTCCCGTTGCAAACCCTCTTCAGGGCCAGTTTAAAAACCccttcaacatgttttactaCTTACTGCAACCTCATGCTATGCAGCAGCCTGATGTGCAACAGTTTGCTGTTTTGTCAAGTCAGCACAAAACAGAATCTCCCCCATCAAAACAAG GTGACGGTAAAGCTGAACCTCAGTTAAATACAAGTTCCTTGCCAGTGTCTGATCCCATCTTTAGCCAAGGCTTGGAAACTACTGAAATTCTACAAAAACCTTCTGCACCAGTTCTGCAACCTGGTGCACAAATTTCTCCTTGGGCACCTCAAACTTATGATGCATATGAATACTTTCTCCAACCACCAGATGGCATCGTTGCACTACCCAGGAGTAGTCTTGCCATGATTGCACATAAAGGGCCAGTTTCTTATCTTGGAAATGAATTTCCAAATCCCATGAGGTCACATGGAGCACAAAACATGGTACTACCACACTTGGAACAAGGGAAATCTGAATCTCCCAATGACCCGTCTGAACTGTGGATGCCTGACGGTGAACAAATGAAGCCAATTGCGCAATATGAACCTTTTAACATCCAATTTCCTGAACAAACTGTCCATTCTAGGCCAAATTTTATGCCTTATCTTGGCCAACATGGTCTACATGTAGGACAGTTACAAAATAAACCTACTGCTGAGCAACGGTCGTTGCACAAATCTGAATATAAAAGTTCAACACATCGCAACTTTAAACGTGCAATTGACCggttttcttttccttactATATACCTGGAGATTCTCCTGTGTCAAATGACTCTGTGGGCCTTAATGGTACTCGAGAACAACAACCTGGGACGGGGTCAAATAATTCCACTAAAGAacacaaaactcaaaatttctaTTCAGAACCACGAAGTTATGTCCTACTGCAGCATGGCCCACCAGGAAAGGAGCCCAACCGTTTTAGAGAGTTGAATTATGGCGCAAACTCAAAAGCCCTAAAACTAAGACGAAATTCTCATCTGCAAACTTTAGAGTCTTTGcaggaaaaaagacaagaatTAAAGAGGTTGGGGAAAGGAGTATCTACCGGTAGTCATTCACTTGGTAGCAATTATTTGCAGAGGGATGGTGACTCATTAGGTTTGTTTATCTCGTCTGACCCTAATACAGTGAATTTGCACCATGAGCAATCTTTCAGTGCTGACAAATTAAAGCCTGAAGTTCTGAAATCATTTGATGGCCTCTGGAAGTCCCGAACACCTTCAGATTTCAGCCAATCGTTTCTAGCCAATGTtccagaaaagacagaagtgaAGAGTGCTACGATGCACCAGCTAGCCACAG AAATGGACAAACGTCTTCAGATGAGCAAAAGGGATTTAAATAGGAAATGA